One Chordicoccus furentiruminis DNA window includes the following coding sequences:
- a CDS encoding L,D-transpeptidase family protein, translating to MLFLMTVLLGATAGAYAVCAQQYTAKFIPGTVVNGVNISDQTAEEVERDLSEKAGAYQLTLHFSDEKSETLTADSMGYRYVSDGSIGRLLSVQKPYTWLRGLLGKTTETTADVTYSYDTDKLAAALAALPESQAENVTAPTDATMKINDSSQAEIVPETDGNALDQDKLLSIVEQAISSGETEIGSDALSDAYVRPSVTSDNEELKSAVNDLNSYLTMKITFPMSDGSENVLDGSTIRNWLSDSPDHAGWYTMDETHLRDGVTAYIADLAGKDDVGRSTTVFHSTNYGDVSVPIGATWGHALDQASMVDAVMAAFDSRTSGTQELIYSWKEADPTSIGNTYIEVDIASQRVYYYRDGELEFSTDCVTGTETNDSRRTPSGVYSVLSRMKDHTMRGSYGTAYCRYAVVFSSTGLYFHDASWRDSFGGDTYLNSGSHGCVNLSYDAAKYLYQNVDTGTPVVIFRPDT from the coding sequence ATGCTGTTTCTGATGACGGTCCTTCTCGGAGCAACAGCCGGCGCCTACGCCGTCTGCGCGCAGCAGTACACAGCCAAATTCATTCCCGGCACCGTTGTCAACGGCGTCAACATCAGCGATCAGACCGCCGAGGAGGTCGAGCGGGACCTGTCGGAGAAAGCCGGCGCCTATCAGCTGACGCTGCATTTCTCCGATGAGAAGTCGGAGACACTGACCGCGGATTCGATGGGCTATCGCTATGTGAGCGACGGCTCCATCGGCCGGCTGCTTTCCGTCCAGAAGCCTTATACGTGGCTCCGGGGCCTTCTCGGGAAGACGACGGAGACGACGGCGGACGTGACGTACAGCTATGACACAGACAAACTCGCGGCGGCCCTCGCGGCGCTGCCGGAGAGTCAGGCCGAAAACGTCACCGCGCCGACGGACGCGACAATGAAGATCAACGACAGCAGCCAGGCGGAGATCGTTCCCGAGACGGATGGCAATGCGCTCGATCAGGACAAGCTTCTCTCCATCGTGGAGCAGGCGATCAGCAGCGGCGAGACCGAGATCGGCTCCGACGCGCTGTCGGACGCATACGTTCGGCCGTCGGTCACCAGCGACAATGAGGAGCTGAAGAGCGCGGTGAACGATCTGAACTCCTACCTCACGATGAAGATCACGTTTCCGATGTCGGACGGGTCCGAAAACGTGCTGGACGGCTCGACGATCCGGAACTGGCTCAGCGACTCGCCGGACCACGCGGGCTGGTACACGATGGACGAGACGCATCTCCGCGACGGCGTGACGGCCTATATCGCGGATCTTGCCGGAAAGGACGATGTGGGCCGGTCGACGACCGTTTTCCATTCGACCAATTACGGCGATGTGTCCGTGCCGATCGGCGCCACATGGGGGCACGCGCTGGATCAGGCCTCGATGGTGGACGCGGTGATGGCGGCCTTCGACAGCCGCACATCCGGCACGCAGGAACTGATCTACAGCTGGAAGGAGGCGGATCCGACGTCGATCGGGAACACCTACATCGAGGTGGATATCGCGAGCCAGCGTGTCTACTACTACCGTGACGGCGAGCTCGAGTTCAGTACGGACTGCGTTACAGGGACGGAGACGAACGATTCCCGGCGGACGCCGTCAGGCGTCTACAGCGTGCTCAGCCGCATGAAGGACCACACGATGAGAGGGTCCTACGGGACGGCGTACTGCCGCTACGCGGTGGTGTTCAGCAGTACGGGGCTCTACTTCCATGACGCCTCCTGGCGCGATTCCTTCGGAGGGGATACGTACCTGAACAGCGGCTCGCACGGCTGCGTGAACCTTTCCTACGACGCGGCGAAGTATCTCTATCAGAACGTCGACACCGGTACGCCGGTCGTGATTTTCCGCCCGGATACATGA
- a CDS encoding winged helix-turn-helix transcriptional regulator: MKDDRNYILQCPYRTAQKVLQGKYSILILHYLSDRTLRFSELEKLVPNMTHATLSSQLKLLEKRGLVRRNVYPEVPPRVEYSLTEIGRSFTPVLMKIGDWGMQYIDFIQTNPDVVLD; the protein is encoded by the coding sequence ATGAAAGATGACAGAAACTATATTCTTCAATGCCCCTACCGCACTGCCCAGAAAGTGCTTCAGGGCAAGTATTCGATCCTGATCCTTCATTATTTAAGCGACCGGACGCTGCGTTTCAGCGAGCTGGAGAAGCTGGTGCCCAACATGACGCACGCGACGCTCTCGTCCCAGCTGAAGCTGCTTGAAAAGCGGGGACTGGTCCGGCGGAACGTGTACCCGGAGGTACCCCCTCGCGTCGAATACTCGCTGACGGAGATCGGACGTTCCTTCACGCCGGTGCTGATGAAGATCGGGGACTGGGGCATGCAGTACATCGATTTCATTCAGACGAATCCGGATGTTGTGCTTGACTGA
- a CDS encoding nitroreductase family protein — translation MDSIFHRVSIRKFTDEPVAEEDLTRILRAGMQAPSAVNQQPWEFYVVTNRDVILELSKATMFSRPAAGAPVVIVPCFRQETRLPSMAEIDMAIAQENMWLETDSLGLGGVMLGIAPERSRMDKVRRIIGAPDSLEPFCLFALGHPAESRPQQDRFDESRIHRIG, via the coding sequence ATGGACAGCATTTTTCACCGAGTCAGCATCCGGAAGTTCACCGACGAGCCCGTTGCCGAGGAGGATCTGACAAGGATTCTCCGCGCGGGCATGCAGGCGCCCAGCGCGGTGAACCAGCAGCCGTGGGAGTTCTATGTGGTCACAAACCGCGACGTCATTCTGGAGCTCTCAAAGGCGACGATGTTCTCCCGCCCGGCCGCCGGCGCGCCCGTCGTCATCGTGCCCTGCTTCCGACAGGAGACCCGTCTCCCGTCGATGGCGGAGATCGATATGGCGATCGCGCAGGAAAACATGTGGCTTGAGACCGATTCCCTGGGGCTCGGCGGCGTCATGCTGGGCATCGCACCGGAACGGAGCCGTATGGACAAGGTCCGCCGGATCATCGGCGCACCGGATTCCCTCGAGCCCTTCTGTCTGTTTGCCCTCGGTCATCCGGCCGAGTCCAGACCGCAGCAGGACCGCTTCGATGAGAGCCGAATCCACCGGATCGGATAA
- a CDS encoding flavodoxin, whose translation MLVAYFSASGVTKAAAEKVAEAAGGDLFEIRPAVPYTDADLDWTSSTSRTNVEMADETSRPEMAEKAQDIGRYDTIFLGYPLWWGTMPRIVETFLESCDLAGKKLIPFATSGGSGLGKSEKALEKELPADVTLLPGQMVTKMSEAEISDWVRSLPL comes from the coding sequence GTGCTCGTGGCGTATTTTTCGGCAAGCGGTGTGACGAAGGCGGCCGCGGAGAAGGTGGCGGAGGCTGCCGGCGGCGATCTTTTCGAGATCCGGCCGGCTGTGCCGTACACGGACGCCGATCTTGACTGGACGTCCAGCACAAGTCGCACGAACGTGGAGATGGCGGACGAGACGTCCCGCCCGGAAATGGCCGAAAAAGCGCAGGATATTGGCCGGTATGACACGATCTTCCTTGGCTATCCGCTCTGGTGGGGCACGATGCCGCGGATCGTCGAGACCTTTCTCGAGAGCTGCGATCTCGCCGGAAAGAAGCTGATTCCCTTCGCCACATCAGGCGGCTCCGGTCTGGGCAAGAGCGAGAAGGCGCTGGAGAAGGAGCTGCCCGCGGATGTGACGCTTCTGCCGGGACAGATGGTCACGAAGATGAGCGAAGCGGAGATCTCCGACTGGGTCCGGAGCCTTCCGCTGTGA
- the glgB gene encoding 1,4-alpha-glucan branching protein GlgB, whose protein sequence is MRNENMMDFQAFYDGKVFDAYRYLGAHPDRKGVTFRTYAPSAQQVAVIGEFNGWQEEPMTQPVRSGFWEMHAEGAKPGQMYKYVIYSRDGRVEHCDPYGFGMEKRPGFASIVRDLSEYTFHDGAWMKKRTRCFDRPLNIFEVHLGSFRTNPDDSDGWYRYDEIADDLIDYVKKYHFTHVEFMPLAEHPFDGSWGYQETGYFSPTSRYGTASQLMELVDRLHQAGIGAIVDFVPAHFALDWYALRRYDGTELYEYPPSDVSESEWGSCNFIFSRREVACFMQSAANYWLTEYHFDGLRMDAVSRMIYWQGNEARGVNTNSVDFLRSMNAGLHRLHPDAMLIAEDSTAYPGCTKAPEEGGLGFDYKWDLGWMNDTLDYFMKTTDERRSLSQKLTFSMYYFYRERHLLPFSHDEVVHGKRTIIGKIYGEYEEKFAQLRTLYLYMLAHPGKTLNFMGNEIAMFREWDETREPDYNLLDYPMHRAFSGFFAELMELGRTHPAFYEMDYEPGGFQWLSINESGNDVYVIRRNAREESLVIFFNFSNSMQNARYQSDYDGHLELLLHSDWERFGGGTKESREGGRVAISKDRPIHLVLPAFSAAVWTLKP, encoded by the coding sequence ATGAGGAATGAGAACATGATGGATTTTCAGGCATTTTACGACGGGAAGGTCTTCGACGCCTACCGCTATCTGGGTGCGCATCCCGACCGGAAGGGCGTGACGTTCCGCACATACGCGCCGTCGGCGCAGCAGGTGGCCGTCATCGGGGAATTTAACGGGTGGCAGGAGGAGCCGATGACGCAGCCGGTGCGCAGCGGTTTCTGGGAAATGCATGCCGAGGGCGCGAAGCCGGGCCAGATGTACAAGTACGTGATCTACAGCCGCGACGGCCGGGTCGAGCACTGCGATCCGTACGGGTTCGGGATGGAGAAGCGTCCCGGGTTCGCCTCGATTGTGAGGGATCTCTCGGAATACACCTTTCACGACGGGGCGTGGATGAAGAAACGCACCCGCTGCTTTGACCGTCCGCTCAACATATTCGAGGTTCATCTGGGTTCCTTCAGGACGAACCCGGATGATTCCGACGGCTGGTATCGCTACGATGAGATCGCGGACGATCTCATCGACTATGTAAAAAAGTATCACTTCACCCATGTCGAATTCATGCCGCTGGCCGAGCATCCGTTCGACGGAAGCTGGGGCTATCAGGAGACCGGCTACTTCAGCCCCACTTCCCGCTACGGCACCGCGTCCCAGCTGATGGAACTCGTGGACCGTCTGCATCAGGCCGGCATCGGGGCGATCGTGGATTTCGTGCCGGCGCACTTCGCGCTGGACTGGTATGCGCTGCGCCGCTATGACGGGACGGAGCTCTACGAGTATCCGCCCAGCGACGTCTCCGAGAGCGAGTGGGGAAGCTGCAACTTCATCTTTTCACGCCGGGAGGTCGCCTGCTTCATGCAGTCGGCGGCCAACTACTGGCTCACCGAGTATCATTTCGACGGCCTCAGGATGGACGCGGTCAGCCGGATGATCTACTGGCAGGGCAATGAGGCGCGAGGCGTCAACACCAACTCGGTCGATTTTCTCCGGTCGATGAACGCCGGTCTTCACCGCCTGCATCCCGACGCGATGCTGATCGCCGAGGATTCCACCGCCTATCCGGGCTGCACGAAGGCTCCGGAGGAGGGCGGTCTCGGATTCGACTACAAGTGGGATCTCGGCTGGATGAACGACACGCTGGATTACTTCATGAAGACGACGGATGAGCGCCGTTCGCTGTCGCAGAAGCTGACGTTTTCCATGTACTATTTCTACCGGGAACGGCACCTGCTGCCGTTTTCCCACGACGAGGTGGTACACGGAAAGCGGACGATCATCGGGAAGATTTACGGGGAGTATGAGGAGAAGTTCGCCCAGCTCCGGACACTGTACCTCTATATGCTGGCCCATCCCGGCAAGACGCTGAATTTTATGGGAAATGAGATCGCGATGTTCCGAGAGTGGGATGAGACGCGGGAGCCGGACTACAATCTGCTCGATTATCCGATGCACCGGGCGTTCTCCGGCTTCTTCGCGGAGCTGATGGAGCTGGGGAGGACGCATCCGGCCTTCTACGAGATGGATTATGAGCCGGGTGGGTTTCAGTGGCTTTCCATCAACGAGAGCGGAAACGATGTCTATGTGATCCGGAGAAATGCAAGGGAGGAATCCCTCGTCATCTTCTTCAATTTCTCGAATTCGATGCAGAACGCGCGGTATCAGTCCGATTACGACGGTCATCTTGAGCTGCTGCTTCATTCCGACTGGGAGCGGTTCGGCGGGGGCACGAAGGAAAGCCGGGAAGGCGGCCGTGTCGCGATCTCGAAAGACCGGCCGATCCATCTGGTGCTTCCGGCCTTCAGCGCGGCGGTCTGGACGCTGAAGCCGTAA
- a CDS encoding Na/Pi cotransporter family protein, whose amino-acid sequence MNETVRTVFGLAGGLALFLFGMNSMSDALQKAAGAKMKKVLAFLTRNPVMGALAGALVTAILQSSSATTVMVIGFTSAGLMTLPQAISVIFGANIGTTMTAQLLAFKISDYIYPIIFAGFLISFLAKREKVRNVGLVIFSFGLLFEGIEIMGSVMKPLASSPFFIEMMGRVKDIPVLGVLLGCGMTLVVQSSSATIAVLQNFAATPGPDGGSVIGLVGAIPILLGDNIGTTITALLASIGQSKNAKRTAIAHSFFNISGTIVFMFLIPWFARFVAWISPRGAETDIISRQIANAHTTFNVICTLVWLPLLPLMVKLVMKVIPGAETAARDAYRPEFLDESLISQPVAAMYLVGREIRSCASHTDQMLEAARDELGAGTAADRSVFDGLYRNVESVQAAIIRYISKMFAGGGLTETQAEQTAGLMSVASDLGRIGDRCGEIVISLRKIGSDDRSFSTQAVSELTACFNISLGLFRMTVDAIEQQDLAKAAKVSRGRKKMRKAQKQFNKAHLARISAKECDPSMTADYSGILDRLNRIVDNCVDIAEDAMDRVTLPTLDGEKAEKPAAAAAGSV is encoded by the coding sequence ATGAACGAGACAGTCAGGACTGTATTCGGGCTGGCAGGCGGCCTTGCCCTCTTTCTGTTCGGCATGAATTCGATGAGCGACGCACTGCAGAAGGCGGCCGGCGCGAAGATGAAGAAGGTGCTCGCCTTCCTCACAAGGAATCCCGTGATGGGTGCACTGGCCGGTGCGCTGGTGACCGCGATTTTGCAGAGCAGCTCGGCGACCACCGTGATGGTCATCGGCTTCACAAGCGCGGGGCTGATGACGCTTCCGCAGGCGATCTCCGTGATTTTCGGGGCGAACATCGGTACGACGATGACGGCCCAGCTGCTGGCCTTCAAGATCAGCGACTACATCTATCCGATCATTTTCGCGGGCTTTCTGATCAGCTTCCTCGCGAAGCGCGAGAAGGTCCGCAATGTCGGTCTTGTGATTTTTTCCTTCGGACTCCTCTTTGAGGGAATCGAAATCATGGGCAGCGTGATGAAGCCGCTTGCCTCCAGTCCGTTCTTCATCGAAATGATGGGACGGGTGAAGGATATCCCGGTACTGGGCGTTCTTCTCGGCTGCGGCATGACGCTGGTGGTGCAGAGCAGCTCGGCCACGATCGCCGTCCTTCAGAATTTCGCGGCGACGCCGGGGCCGGACGGCGGCTCGGTCATCGGACTGGTGGGCGCGATCCCGATTCTTCTCGGAGACAACATCGGGACGACGATCACGGCGCTTCTGGCTTCCATCGGACAGTCGAAGAACGCGAAGCGCACGGCAATCGCCCACAGCTTCTTTAATATCAGCGGGACGATCGTCTTTATGTTCCTGATCCCCTGGTTTGCCCGGTTCGTGGCGTGGATTTCACCCAGGGGCGCGGAGACGGATATTATCTCACGACAGATCGCCAACGCGCATACCACGTTCAATGTGATCTGCACGCTGGTCTGGCTGCCGCTGCTCCCTCTGATGGTGAAGCTGGTGATGAAGGTTATTCCGGGCGCGGAGACGGCGGCCCGCGACGCGTACCGGCCGGAGTTTCTTGACGAGTCTCTGATCAGTCAGCCGGTGGCCGCCATGTACCTTGTCGGCCGCGAGATCCGGAGCTGCGCTTCTCATACGGATCAGATGCTGGAGGCGGCCCGCGATGAGCTCGGAGCCGGAACGGCGGCCGACAGAAGCGTCTTTGACGGACTGTACCGGAACGTGGAGAGCGTGCAGGCCGCGATCATCCGCTACATTTCGAAGATGTTCGCCGGCGGCGGTCTCACGGAGACGCAGGCGGAGCAGACGGCCGGCCTGATGTCGGTTGCGTCCGATCTCGGACGAATCGGCGACCGCTGCGGGGAGATCGTCATATCTCTCCGGAAGATCGGTTCGGATGACCGGTCCTTCTCGACGCAGGCGGTCAGTGAGCTGACGGCATGCTTCAACATTTCTCTCGGCCTATTCCGGATGACGGTAGACGCGATCGAGCAGCAGGATCTGGCGAAGGCGGCGAAGGTGTCACGTGGCCGGAAGAAGATGAGGAAGGCGCAGAAGCAGTTTAACAAGGCGCACCTCGCCCGGATCTCCGCGAAGGAGTGCGATCCGTCGATGACGGCGGATTACTCGGGGATTCTTGACCGGCTGAACCGGATCGTCGACAACTGCGTTGACATTGCCGAGGACGCGATGGACCGGGTGACGCTGCCTACGCTCGACGGAGAGAAGGCAGAGAAGCCGGCGGCTGCGGCAGCGGGCAGCGTGTGA